In Phaseolus vulgaris cultivar G19833 chromosome 7, P. vulgaris v2.0, whole genome shotgun sequence, the genomic stretch TCTTACTGTTCTCCCATGCTGAAATTGCTGAAATATTTTTGTGAGCCCTGCTCATCAAATCCATATAAATTAGTTGAAATAATATGAACATTTGATGTTAACTGGCCAAACAAATGATTAGAACtttctatttataaattttttttaaacttcacAATTATCATAATGTTTTCCAATGCTAAGTGCTGTACCAAAAACAGCTAAAGATCAGATCAGTTTCTATTTGAGCTGAAAAGGGAATGTAACAATATTTTATGCAAACTTCTTTGGCACCCTTCTACTGTGCAAGTTCTTACTTGTTCTCTGCTTTTGACTTTTCACTTTCTTCCCATGCTTTGATTAGTGACAATCTCTTCTCAGTCGCAACTCTCGCAAGGACAGCAtctgaagaagaaagagaaggcGTGGGAATTAGGATGAAAtgcataaagaaaaataaagtatcACAGTAACAAACAAACTCACCTCGGTTCACAGATACCTCAATTGGTTTCTCTACGGCAACTTCACTAGTCTCTGACAAAAACCAAATTAACAATACAACACAATAACTATTATGTTTGAGCCTTTACAGCAATTATCATGCATGATGATTAAATAGGTGAAGTAAAGAGACAAGAAGGTGAGTTTTTATAATATGATTAAACCAAAAGTTAAGTATATAGCATGCAAAGTGTGTACTTGGAATCCAACATGGGAGATCTTTACTATATGAATTACAAGACCAGGTGAAGATGTTTCCTCCTTTGAATTTCCACATATTATTGGCTCAAGTAAGCA encodes the following:
- the LOC137828310 gene encoding remorin-like isoform X3, whose amino-acid sequence is MWKFKGGNIFTWSCNSYSKDLPCWIPKTSEVAVEKPIEVSVNRDAVLARVATEKRLSLIKAWEESEKSKAENKAHKNISAISAWENSKKAATEAELRKIEEQLEKKKAEYGEKLKNKIATIHREAEEKRAFIEAKKGEDFLKAEETSARYRATGTAPKKLFGCF